A part of Amblyraja radiata isolate CabotCenter1 chromosome 35, sAmbRad1.1.pri, whole genome shotgun sequence genomic DNA contains:
- the epor gene encoding erythropoietin receptor yields MGATCVWRLGLYPLMWSVAAILRETPSNLDVKILQVTTVAADKLKCFTQTLEDFTCVWDEQDWSDGRQYRFFYQYQDGESKKECQLSVETLGGNTTRHICSLPLVEVSLFAPLDIDVLLNTSIIMSKRDLYINHMVVLDPLTNVTVRPTGKAGQLHIRWSPPPFKYLGNSLMYEVNFSMVSSSVQKVETVKGKTECTIVKLKPQTKYVVRIRAKPDGVSMDGYWTSWSKPVSAFTDSDLDPLIISLTTVLILITALLLLMVLLSHRRMIKEVFWPRIPSPDNMFDGLFTVYQGNFQEWLGQKTVQVWWNQQFFSTDDPSTALEVLSEIKTFPPCLAWGKRHDIFHDDRTFLLCESEAFKLQHQWGPMDGSKTPDPLVSTANSRAAYVVLNQNLVPNDHGLPEARSPGQGGSDVSEEEMPLQLLFMDPGMKCRKEPIPEEGEGISLQLPSLSRQSSQSSGIGRESPDSFATFDYAKCDPTGRLLYPNPTEGVLGNTNHPYLLMLDSGVSADFSINYFPSDISKSDADIYTNLCKREDVRENILAPNALHVQA; encoded by the exons ATGGGGGCGACCTGTGTCTGGAGGCTGGGGCTCTACCCTCTGATGTGGAGTGTGGCAGCCATTCTGAGAGAAACTCCTTCCAACCTGGATGTCAAGA TCCTACAGGTAACAACAGTAGCAGCGGACAAGTTGAAATGCTTCACGCAGACGCTGGAGGACTTCACCTGCGTGTGGGACGAGCAGGACTGGAGCGACGGCAGGCAGTACCGCTTCTTCTACCAGTACCA GGACGGCGAATCAAAGAAAGAATGTCAACTGTCGGTGGAGACACTCGGTGGtaacaccactcgccacatctgctCTCTGCCCTTAGTGGAGGTGTCTTTGTTTGCCCCGCTGGACATCGATGTGTTGCTGAACACCAGCATCATCATGAGCAAGAGGGACTTGTACATAAACCACATGG TGGTGTTGGACCCTCTCACCAATGTGACAGTACGGCCGACTGGGAAAGCTGGTCAGCTTCATATCCGCTGGTCACCACCcccctttaaatacctgggaaacTCCTTGATGTACGAGGTCAACTTCTCCATGGTCAGCTCCAGTGTGCAGAAG GTGGAAACGGTCAAAGGGAAGACGGAGTGCACCATTGTGAAGCTGAAGCCCCAGACGAAGTATGTGGTCAGGATCCGGGCAAAGCCAGATGGAGTGTCCATGGACGGATACTGGACGTCCTGGTCCAAGCCAGTGTCTGCCTTCACTGATTCAG atctGGACCCGCTGATCATCAGTTTGACCACCGTGCTCATCCTGATCACCGCCCTGCTGCTGCTGATGGTTCTCCTCTCCCACCGCAG GATGATAAAAGAAGTCTTCTGGCCACGGATCCCCTCCCCGGACAACATGTTTGACGGCCTGTTCACCGTGTACCAGGGAAACTTTCAG GAGTGGCTTGGCCAGAAAACCGTGCAGGTCTGGTGGAACCAGCAGTTCTTCAGCACCGATGACCCTTCCACGGCCCTGGAGGTGTTGTCCGAGATCAAGACGTTTCCGCCATGCTTGGCCTGGGGCAAACGTCACGACATCTTCCACGATGATCGCACCTTCCTGCTGTGTGAGTCTGAAGCCTTCAAGTTGCAGCATCAGTGGGGACCAATGGATGGGAGTAAGACCCCAGACCCCCTGGTGTCAACAGCCAACAGCAGGGCAGCCTATGTAGTCCTGAACCAGAACCTGGTGCCCAATGACCACGGGCTTCCTGAGGCCCGTAGCCCCGGTCAGGGCGGCAGCGACGTGTCAGAGGAGGAGATGCCACTACAGTTGTTGTTCATGGACCCTGGCATGAAGTGTCGGAAGGAGCCCATccctgaggagggggaggggatctcCCTgcaactcccctccctctcccgacAGTCCTCGCAGTCCAGCGGAATTGGCCGGGAGAGTCCAGACTCCTTCGCAACGTTCGACTATGCCAAGTGTGATCCCACTGGACGCCTCCTGTACCCCAATCCCACGGAGGGAGTTTTGGGGAACACAAACCACCCATATCTCCTCATGCTGGACTCGGGAGTCTCTGCCGATTTCAGCATCAACTACTTCCCATCAGACATCAGTAAGTCAGATGCTGACATTTACACCAATCTCTGTAAAAGAGAAGATGTCCGTGAGAATATCCTTGCCCCAAATGCCCTCCATGTCCAGGCCTGA
- the swsap1 gene encoding ATPase SWSAP1: MAAALLHVLGSFSSADRWVGNTSGPGTTGGSGSTGGPRVSGGPGVTGGPGVSGGPGVTGGPGVSGGPGVSGGPGVSGGLRGPGVTGGPGVTGGPGVTGGPGVGGGRRGPGVTGGPGVTGGPGVSGGLRGPGVTGGPGVTGGPGVSGDPGVTGGPGVSGGLRVPGVTGGPGVTGGPGVSGGPEAPGITGGTGLYPDSGLGWIRAGSSCLVLGQRSVARTSLLFQAAAAAAEQQGGRVLFLAPRPIQALPAALLPLEPRCLRRVELVYPHSVRDVLHTLASLHQNPGPPPSLLLLDGADEMLAGGGGRDVAGKAALLAALLRDSAAWATQALGPSTPCQLIVALQTQAERESAADLGLQVMERYFPVRCRVSEQQSAVAGAQSFRVSFSGLEKSEAGETNAPHIPDNQTWELLCDADNISHVRRVTVEERGGEVAQGTWGPQEGTGE, translated from the exons ATGGCGGCGGCGCTGCTGCACGTCCTCGGCTCCTTCAGCAGCGCCGACCGGTGGGTGGGCAACACCAGCGGGCCTGGGACCACCGGCGGCTCCGGTAGCACCGGGGGTCCCAGGGTTAGTGGGGGTCCCGGAGTAACTGGGGGTCCCGGGGTTAGTGGGGGTCCCGGGGTAACTGGGGGTCCCGGGGTTAGTGGGGGTCCCGGGGTTAGTGGGGGTCCCGGGGTTAGTGGGGGTCTCAGGGGTCCCGGAGTAACTGGGGGTCCTGGAGTTACTGGGGGTCCCGGAGTAACTGGGGGTCCCGGGGTTGGTGGGGGTCGCAGGGGTCCCGGAGTTACTGGGGGTCCTGGAGTAACTGGGGGTCCCGGGGTTAGTGGGGGTCTCAGGGGTCCCGGAGTTACTGGGGGTCCTGGAGTAACTGGGGGTCCTGGAGTTAGTGGGGATCCCGGAGTAACTGGGGGTCCTGGGGTTAGTGGGGGTCTCAGGGTTCCCGGAGTTACTGGGGGTCCTGGAGTTACTGGGGGTCCCGGGGTTAGCGGGGGTCCCGAGGCTCCGGGTATCACCGGCGGGACCGGCCTCTACCCCGACTCCGGGCTGGGGTGGATCCGGGCCGGCAGCAGCTGCCTGGTGCTGGGTCAGCGCTCAGTTGCCCGGACATCGCTGCTGTTccaggcggcggcagcggcggccgaGCAGCAGGGAGGGCGTGTGCTATTCCTGGCCCCTCGGCCCATCCAGGCGCTGCCTGCCGCGCTGCTGCCTCTGGAGCCGCGCTGCCTGCGGCGGGTAGAGCTGGTGTACCCGCACTCAGTGCGGGACGTCCTGCACACCCTGGCCTCTCTGCACCAGAACCCCGGACCCCCACCTTCACTCCTGCTGCTCGACGGTGCCGACGAGATGCTGGCGGGCGGCGGCGGGCGGGACGTGGCCGGTAAAGCGGCTCTCCTCGCCGCCCTGCTCCGGGACAGCGCCGCTTGGGCGACCCAGGCTCTGGGACCCTCCACACCGTGCCAGCTCATTGTAGCCCTACAG acacagGCTGAGAGGGAGAGCGCGGCAGACCTGGGCCTTCAGGTGATGGAGCGATACTTCCCAGTGAGGTGCAGGGTGAGCGAGCAGCAAAGTGCAGTGGCCGGTGCTCAGAGCTTCCGTGTTTCGTTCTCTGGACTGGAGAAGAGTGAAGCCGGAGAGACAAACGCCCCTCATATCCCGGACAACCAAACCTGGGAACTGCTCTGTGATGCCGACAATATCTCACATGTCCGTCGTGTAacagtggaagagagggggggtgaagTGGCCCAGGGTACGTGGGGACCGCAGGAAGGAACAGGTGAATGA